The genome window AAGGAGCGCATTCACGCCCTCAAGGGCGAATTGGGGCAGCGGGCATCGACAACCGGCATGGCGACGTTGCGCGACCTCGTCATCGCCGATATGGCGGGGCTTGAGCATCTGCTGGACTCGATGACCGAGGAAACGCTGACGGCGGCTGTCGACTGCCTGGCCAACGCGCGGACGGTCTATCTGCTGGGCCAGCTTCGCGCCTATCCCATCGCGGTCTACCTGCGCTATGCGTTGATCCATCTGCGCCGCGACGTGCGCTTGCTCGACGGCGCTGGAGGACTGGCGACCGAGCAGGCGCAACTGATGGACGACAAGTCGGTGCTTCTGGCCGTCAGCTTCCGGCACTATGCGCGCGAGGTGGTCGACATCGTCGAAGCGGCGGAAGCCCGGCGCGTGCCCATCCTGGCCATCACCGACAGCCAGCTCAGCCCGTTGGCCAAGCGGGCGACGGTGTGCATGGTCGTGCCTGACGGCGAATACAATTACGCGCGGTCGCTGGCAGAACCGATCTGTCTGGCGCAGGCGTTGATCATCTGTCTGGCCCAGCGGCTGGATCTCGACCCGGCGCCGGCGGACCCGCTGTCCGAGATCGACGCCGGCTGATCGGCATGATGCATTGCGGGCGGCCCACATCACCCGGCCCACGTCACCTGACCCACATCATTGGGCCGGCACCGGCGCATCCTCCCGCAGCAGGCCTTCGGCCTTCAGTTCCGCCCACAGATCTGCCGGAATGGCCACGTCCATGGTCGCGACATTGCGGTCGATTTCGCCGGGCTTGACGGCGCCGGGAATGACGGAAAAGACGCAGGGGTGACCGAGCGGGAATTGCAGCGCGGCGGCGGCCAGGGCGACGTTGTGGCGTTTGCACACGGCTTCGATCCGCGACACGCGGTCCATGATTTCCGGCGGCGCGCGGTGATAATTGTAATAGGCGCCCGGCCGCGCGCCCGTCGCCAGGATGCCGGAATTGTAGGGCCCGCCGAGCATGATGCCGATGTTACGCTCCTGGCATAGCGGCAGCAGCCCGTCCAGCGCGCCCTGCTCCAGCAGGGTGTAGCGACCGGCCAGCAGAAAGCAGTCGAAATCGCCGGCCCGGGCGAAGCGTTCGCACATGTCGGCTTCGTTCACGCCCACGCCGATGGCCTTGATCGTGCCTTCCTCGCGCAGGCGCAGCATGGCCTTGTAGGCGCCGCTCATCGCTTCGTCGAAGCGCGCGTCGGTCGCCTCGCGGGTGCCGTGCGTCCAGACATCGACGTCATGGATCAGCAGGACGTCGATGCGTTGCAGCGCCATGCGCTGCAGGCTGTCCTCAACCGATCGCATCGCGCCGTCATAGCTGTAATCGTAGACGGGCTGGAAGGGCAGGGTCCGCTGGAACAGGCCGCCGTCGATATTCGCCGGATCGTCGGGCACGAGCCGCCGGCCGACCTTCGTCGACAGCACATAGCCGTCGCGCGCGTCCCAGCGCAACGCCTCACCCACCAGATGTTCGCTGAGCCCGTAGCCGTAGAGCGGCGCGGTGTCGAACAGGGTTACGCCGCAGGCTTTGGCGCGGCGCACCGTCGCGACCGACTGGTCGTCGGAAAGAACGGCGTTCAGGTTGCCCAGCGGTGCCCCGCCGAACCCCAGAATGCTGGATTGCAGGGCTGTGCGGCCGATGGGCCGGGTGTCGGTTGATTTCATCGTGGTTTCCGATGCTTGAGTGGCGGGAATGCCGGGTCAGGGGACCAGTTCGGCCCATGCGCCGTATTGATCATGGGACTTCAGCGCCGCCTCCATGAACGCCAGTCCGCGCAGGCCATCGGCGGCGGTCGGCAGGTCAGCGCTGAGCGGATCCGGCGGCGTCGCGGTCAGGCGCGCGGCGATGCGCTCGGCAACATCGCGATAGATATTGGCAAAGGCGTCGTGAAATCCTTCGGGATGGCCGGACCGCACGCGGGTGAAACGCTCGGCGCTGCCCGACAAACCCGGCATGCCGCGTGTCAATGTTCGCCCCGGACCGTCCGGCGGCGTCAAGGTCAACGCGTTCGGCGTTTCCTGACGCCACGCGAGCCCCGCCTTGTCGCCGTGAAGCCGCAGGTTCAACCCGTGCTCGCTGCCGGTCGCGGTATAACTGAGCCAGACATGCCCGATGGCGTCGTTGTCGAAACGCACCGTCACGAATGCGTTGTCAAAGACCCGGCGGCCCGGCGACTGCGTATCGACATGGGCCGAGACGGCCGTCACCGCCAGTCCCGATACGAACTCCATCAGGTGAAAGGCATGGGTGCCGATCTCCAGAAAGATGCCGCCCCGGCCGACACGGTCGGGATCGAAGCGCCAGTGACGGGCGCCGGGGTCGGGGTCGTCATTGATCATGCCGCCGGTGCCGACGGCAAACTCGGCGACCGCCACACGGGGGCGCCCGATCGCACCGTCGGCCACCCGCTGGCGGGCTTCGCGGATCATCGGATAGGCGGCATAGTTGTAGCTGACGGCAAAAAGGCAATCCGATGCCGCCGCGTCGGCGGCCAGCGCGCGGGCACTTGCGGGATCGTTGGTCAGCGGTTTGTCGCAGATGACGTGGATGTCCGCGGCGAGAAACGCGCGTGCGGCCTCGGCATGGTGTTCAGGTGGGGTGCAGATGGTCACGGCGTCGATGCCGTCGGCACGCGCGGCTTCCGCCGATGCCATGGTCGCGGCATCGGGATAGCAGCGATCGGCCGCGATCATCAGCTTTTGCCCCATTTGCCGACCGCGCTCCGGGTCGGACGAAAAACTGCCGGCGACCAGATCGAACAGGCCGTCCAGACGCGAGGCGATACGGTGTGTTTCGCCAATCAGCGACGCTTCGCCGCCACCGACCATTCCGAGGCGCAAGCGGCGGCCCAGCGTGTCGAGACAGGATTGTCGCATGATCGGACTCCAATGAATCAAGGCGGCTCGTGAACAAGGAAACCGGGTGCGGGATCGGCGGCTGCCAATCCCGACCCCGGATCGCCTTTTACGCCGCTTTCACCCGTCACCGTGAGATGACGGCTTCAGCGGATCACTCCGCTTCGAGGCAGGTATCCACGTTTTCCGCCGTGCAAACGTCGACACCGGTATAGATCGGGTCTTCGACCTCGCCGCCTTCGACAATCGTCAGCAGGTTCTCCATCGACCGATAGCCCATTTCGAAGGGCCGCTGGCCGACCTGACCGTGACTGTATCCGTCCGCCAGTTGCTCCATCTGCATGGGCAGCGTGTCGGCGACGACAACCACTGTGTCCATGTTTTCGAGCCGGTCGAGATGCGGCTCGATCGCCTGACGATAGGCGTTGTCGGACCATTGCGTGAACGCGCCGGTCGAGACGAAAACGTCGAGATCGTCGTGCTGGGCGAGGATGTCGGTCAACTGCTGCACTGCGACGGCGCTGTCATCGTCGGTATACAGCACGCAGCCGTCGATTTCCGTCCAGCCATTGGTGTCGTCGAGCTGCTCGCCGGGCGGGCTGTCGCTTTCGGTGCCGGACAGCGTATCGCGGATGCCCTGGATGCGTTCGTTGTGGTTGGCCGCGGCCGCCCCGCCGGACTGGATGCAGATCGTGCCGCCGTCGGGCTTGTACTCGTTGATGAGGTTGCCGAGTTCCTCGCCGATCTGATAATTCAGCGTGCCGATATAGTTGGTCCGCAGGTCCTGGTGTTCCGGCAGCAGGTCGGAGTCCCAGGTCTGGGTTGGAATGCCGGCTTCCTGTGCGCGTTCAAGCACGCGCGCGATGGCGGGGGCATTGGACGGCGAAACGGCGATGCCGTCGACCTGACGGGTAATCAGATCCTGAACGATCTGGACCTGCTCGGCTTCGGTGTGTTCACCGGGTCCGATATACAGGCACTCGACGTTATCGAGTTCCGCCTGGGCGGCCATGCAGCCATCGCGGGCGAGGTCGAAGAACGGGTTGTTCATCGCCTTGGGCACCAGTGCGAAAGTATAGGTGTCCTGGGCCTCGGCCGCGATCGGCGCCCCGAGGACCGCCAGGGCGCTGGCGCTGAGTAGAAGCTTACGCATAGTTCGTCCTCCCATTGTTGATTGTATTCGCATCGTTGGTTTCGACAGCAGAGACGGGCGGCGAGGAACGCTCGGCGCCCGTCTGGCTCGGGCTATTTGGCCCGAGCTTCGCGGATCCGCTGAAGCAGGACCGCAAAGATGATGAACGCGCCGATGAAAAAGCCTTGCCAATAGGGATCGACACCTGCGAGCAGCAGGGAATTGCGGATGATCTCGACCAGTGCCGCGCCGACGACCGCGCCGATGGCGACACCTTCGCCGCCCATCAGATTCGCGCCGCCGATGACGGTCGCGGCAATGACACGCAACTCGTATTGCAGGCCCAGTCCGTTGGTCACGGAGCCCAGCCATCCGACCATCAGGATGGCAGAGACGCCTGCCAGAAAACTGCACAGCATATAGGCCGACATCTTGATCAGGTTGACCGGGACGCCGGTCAGGCGGGCCGCGCTCTCGTTGCCGCCGATGGCGTACAGGTACCGGCCCCACCGCGTATTGTTCAGCAGATACGAAACGATGATGGTCAGCGCGACGAGGATCCAGACGGAATTCGGAATGGCCAGAAACCGGCCGCCGCCCAGCGTCAGCAGCAGCGCTTCGTCCGGCCCGAACTGGTAGAACATCTGATTGTCGGAGACGACGAGCGCCAGACTTCGGGCAATGCTAAGCATTCCAAGTGTCACGACGAACGGCGACAGCTTGATGTAGGCGATCAGGTAACCATTGACGGCGCCACAGGCCAGGGCCGTCAGCAGCGCGAACAGCGAGGCCGACCAGAAGCTGTATTCCAGCGACATGAACAGGCCAAGCACAATGCCGGAAAGTCCCATTACCGACCCGACGGACAGGTCGATGCCGGCGGTGATGATCACCGCGGTCTGGCCCAGCGCCATGATGGCGATGAACGAGAAATTGCGCGTGATGTTGAAGGCGTTGTTCCAGGTGCCGAATGTATCGTTGATCATGACCATGATGACCGAAATGACGATCATCGCCATTGTGACCCAGAATGCCTGGCTGGCGCTCATGCGCTGTGTGAGGCTTATGCTGCTGGTGATCGGCATTCGATCCATGGTCGAATTCTGAGCCATCTTCAGTGTCCCCGTTCCTGTCCGTCCCGATTTTTTCTTCTTGTTGCCCTCAGGCCATTTCCAGTGCGCCCGTGATCAGCGCAGTCGCTTCTTCCGGCGAGCTTTCGTCGACCCGTTTGTCGGCCACCTTGCTGCCCCGGCGCATGACGACGAGCCGGTCGCAGACGGTAAAGACGTCGGGCATCCGATGGCTGATCAGAATGACGGCGATGTTCTGGTCGCGCAGCCGTTTGATCAGATCGAGCACTTCGGCCACCTGGCGGACGCTGATCGCCGCCGTCGGCTCGTCCATCAGGATGATCTTGGAGTTGGTCAGCCGCGTCCGGGCGATCGCCACCGCCTGACGCTGACCGCCCGACATCAGCGCAACCTTGTCGGCCGGTCGGGTCTCGGATTTGAGTTCGGCGAACAAATCGCCGGATTTGTTGTTCATGTTGGGGTCGTCGAGTGCAGGCAGGAAGCCGAACAGCCGGCGCCAGGGCTCGCGGGCCAGGAACACATTGCCCGATGCCGTCAGGTTGTTGCACAGCGCCAGGTCCTGATAGACCACCTCGATCCCGGCGTGGCGGGCGTCGACCGGCTTGTGAAAATGCTGCTCCTTCCCGTCCAGCAGGATCTTGCCGCTGCTCGGCGGGAAATTCCCGGCCATGATCTTGACCAGTGTCGATTTGCCGGCACCGTTGTCGCCCATCAGGCCGACGATCTCACCCGGCTCGACGGCCAGATCGACGTCGCACAAGGCTTCGATCGCGCCGAAGTGCTTGGAGATATTCCGGAGTTCCAGCAGCGGCATTTTACCTCCCCTTGTATTCTTTTGTTTTGTAGTCAAACAAATCCGTCGAGCGCTTGCAACACACCATTATCGTCAAGTACGAGATTCTCTCCGGTGCGCCCGCAATTGCGCCGAATCTATCGGCCCCTTATCCATCCGGCCAGGTCGAACCGGTACCAGGGCGCGGACCCATGGTCGTCCGGAGCGTCGGTCCTTTCCTCGCCCATTTCCTCACGCAGTCGGTCGAGATCGAGCGCCGTGGGCGCATCGTCCCCGCGGATCCGTCCGCGCCTGACGACCACGAGTCGATGAGCGACTCGGGCGAGCATGTCGATATCATGGCTGACGATGATCACGGTGACGCCGCCGGCCGCCAGCCGTTGAACGATGTCGATCAATAGCGTCCGCCCGGCATGGCCGAGGGCCGCCGTCGGCTCGTCCATCAGCAGCAGGCGCGCCGACGTCCGCAGCGCCCGCGCGATCGCCACCGCTTGACGCTGGCCACCGGACAACCGGCGAACGGGGCTGTGGTATTGCGACGGTTCCAGGCGCACGCCCAGCGCATCCA of Fodinicurvata sp. EGI_FJ10296 contains these proteins:
- a CDS encoding MurR/RpiR family transcriptional regulator, translated to MVAPLTYEDLITAVTKRHPSMSRRFQQIARHVVQNPNDVALGSVKSIATEAGVQPSSLVRFAQSFDYTGFAEMQRVFQARLVTAAPGIKERIHALKGELGQRASTTGMATLRDLVIADMAGLEHLLDSMTEETLTAAVDCLANARTVYLLGQLRAYPIAVYLRYALIHLRRDVRLLDGAGGLATEQAQLMDDKSVLLAVSFRHYAREVVDIVEAAEARRVPILAITDSQLSPLAKRATVCMVVPDGEYNYARSLAEPICLAQALIICLAQRLDLDPAPADPLSEIDAG
- a CDS encoding Gfo/Idh/MocA family oxidoreductase, whose amino-acid sequence is MRQSCLDTLGRRLRLGMVGGGEASLIGETHRIASRLDGLFDLVAGSFSSDPERGRQMGQKLMIAADRCYPDAATMASAEAARADGIDAVTICTPPEHHAEAARAFLAADIHVICDKPLTNDPASARALAADAAASDCLFAVSYNYAAYPMIREARQRVADGAIGRPRVAVAEFAVGTGGMINDDPDPGARHWRFDPDRVGRGGIFLEIGTHAFHLMEFVSGLAVTAVSAHVDTQSPGRRVFDNAFVTVRFDNDAIGHVWLSYTATGSEHGLNLRLHGDKAGLAWRQETPNALTLTPPDGPGRTLTRGMPGLSGSAERFTRVRSGHPEGFHDAFANIYRDVAERIAARLTATPPDPLSADLPTAADGLRGLAFMEAALKSHDQYGAWAELVP
- a CDS encoding sugar-binding protein — its product is MRKLLLSASALAVLGAPIAAEAQDTYTFALVPKAMNNPFFDLARDGCMAAQAELDNVECLYIGPGEHTEAEQVQIVQDLITRQVDGIAVSPSNAPAIARVLERAQEAGIPTQTWDSDLLPEHQDLRTNYIGTLNYQIGEELGNLINEYKPDGGTICIQSGGAAAANHNERIQGIRDTLSGTESDSPPGEQLDDTNGWTEIDGCVLYTDDDSAVAVQQLTDILAQHDDLDVFVSTGAFTQWSDNAYRQAIEPHLDRLENMDTVVVVADTLPMQMEQLADGYSHGQVGQRPFEMGYRSMENLLTIVEGGEVEDPIYTGVDVCTAENVDTCLEAE
- a CDS encoding aldo/keto reductase, whose translation is MKSTDTRPIGRTALQSSILGFGGAPLGNLNAVLSDDQSVATVRRAKACGVTLFDTAPLYGYGLSEHLVGEALRWDARDGYVLSTKVGRRLVPDDPANIDGGLFQRTLPFQPVYDYSYDGAMRSVEDSLQRMALQRIDVLLIHDVDVWTHGTREATDARFDEAMSGAYKAMLRLREEGTIKAIGVGVNEADMCERFARAGDFDCFLLAGRYTLLEQGALDGLLPLCQERNIGIMLGGPYNSGILATGARPGAYYNYHRAPPEIMDRVSRIEAVCKRHNVALAAAALQFPLGHPCVFSVIPGAVKPGEIDRNVATMDVAIPADLWAELKAEGLLREDAPVPAQ
- a CDS encoding ABC transporter permease, whose protein sequence is MAQNSTMDRMPITSSISLTQRMSASQAFWVTMAMIVISVIMVMINDTFGTWNNAFNITRNFSFIAIMALGQTAVIITAGIDLSVGSVMGLSGIVLGLFMSLEYSFWSASLFALLTALACGAVNGYLIAYIKLSPFVVTLGMLSIARSLALVVSDNQMFYQFGPDEALLLTLGGGRFLAIPNSVWILVALTIIVSYLLNNTRWGRYLYAIGGNESAARLTGVPVNLIKMSAYMLCSFLAGVSAILMVGWLGSVTNGLGLQYELRVIAATVIGGANLMGGEGVAIGAVVGAALVEIIRNSLLLAGVDPYWQGFFIGAFIIFAVLLQRIREARAK
- a CDS encoding ATP-binding cassette domain-containing protein — translated: MPLLELRNISKHFGAIEALCDVDLAVEPGEIVGLMGDNGAGKSTLVKIMAGNFPPSSGKILLDGKEQHFHKPVDARHAGIEVVYQDLALCNNLTASGNVFLAREPWRRLFGFLPALDDPNMNNKSGDLFAELKSETRPADKVALMSGGQRQAVAIARTRLTNSKIILMDEPTAAISVRQVAEVLDLIKRLRDQNIAVILISHRMPDVFTVCDRLVVMRRGSKVADKRVDESSPEEATALITGALEMA